The Cronobacter sakazakii genome has a window encoding:
- a CDS encoding NAD(P)-dependent oxidoreductase produces MHIAFLGLGGMGQPMAENLVKAGFTVTVWNRSPAPAEALRASGAQVAASPKDIHGADVLITILADDAVTENVVVEQGALASLAPGALWINMATVSVALTEAMDALTRQRNIGYLAAPVLGRVDVAAAGNLNILAAGEPQWLAKAQPIFDVLGQKTWTFGDNPAQAAAVKLAANFMLASAIETMGEASALVEAYNVGKGDFLGMLTSTLFSAPAYKNYGAMIAEDRYTPAGFTMKLGLKDVRLAQQAAESKNVPMGIAGVLRDNYLDALAHGDEQLDWAALATVSARRSGQKPKA; encoded by the coding sequence ATGCATATTGCTTTTCTCGGTCTTGGCGGCATGGGCCAGCCGATGGCGGAAAATCTGGTTAAAGCGGGCTTTACGGTGACGGTCTGGAACCGCTCGCCAGCGCCCGCAGAGGCATTGCGCGCATCCGGCGCGCAGGTAGCGGCAAGCCCGAAAGATATTCACGGCGCTGATGTGCTCATCACCATTCTGGCGGATGACGCGGTTACTGAAAACGTCGTGGTGGAGCAGGGCGCGCTGGCGTCGCTCGCGCCGGGGGCGCTGTGGATCAACATGGCGACGGTTTCCGTGGCGCTGACTGAAGCGATGGACGCGCTGACCCGTCAGCGGAACATCGGCTATCTCGCCGCTCCGGTGCTCGGGCGCGTGGATGTTGCCGCCGCAGGCAATCTGAATATTCTCGCGGCGGGCGAGCCGCAGTGGCTTGCGAAAGCGCAGCCGATTTTCGACGTGCTGGGCCAGAAAACCTGGACCTTCGGCGACAACCCGGCGCAGGCCGCGGCGGTGAAACTGGCGGCAAACTTTATGCTGGCGAGCGCCATTGAGACCATGGGCGAGGCGTCGGCGCTGGTCGAGGCCTATAACGTTGGCAAAGGCGATTTTCTCGGTATGCTGACCAGCACGCTGTTTTCCGCGCCTGCGTATAAAAACTATGGCGCGATGATTGCCGAAGACCGTTATACGCCCGCAGGGTTCACCATGAAGCTGGGGCTTAAAGATGTGCGTCTCGCGCAGCAGGCGGCCGAGAGTAAAAACGTACCGATGGGAATTGCAGGGGTGCTTCGCGATAACTACCTTGACGCGCTGGCGCACGGTGATGAGCAACTCGACTGGGCGGCGCTGGCGACCGTCAGCGCGCGCCGCAGCGGGCAGAAACCGAAAGCGTAA
- a CDS encoding DUF2526 family protein — protein sequence MSHRDDMQRRVDAVIAQHVIAPMNELLIALSDDVQLSREERYDLQQQLRTAIAHHGRQHKEDREREAEERLAELTRGGTIL from the coding sequence ATGTCACATCGTGATGACATGCAGCGCCGCGTTGACGCGGTGATTGCACAACACGTGATAGCGCCGATGAATGAACTGCTGATTGCGCTCAGCGATGACGTGCAGCTCAGCCGCGAGGAGCGTTACGACCTGCAGCAGCAGTTGCGCACCGCGATTGCCCATCATGGCCGTCAGCATAAAGAAGATCGCGAGCGCGAGGCGGAGGAACGCCTGGCGGAGCTGACCCGCGGCGGCACCATTTTATAA